The Streptomonospora litoralis genome window below encodes:
- a CDS encoding type I polyketide synthase — MTEGNEQLVAALRASVRENERLKQADNEPVAIVSMSCRCPGGVSSPEELWDLVAAERDAVGPLPGDRGWDLDRLYHPDPDHQGTCYVTEGGFLDGAGRFDPGFFGIAPREAEAMDPQQRLLLETSWELFERAGVLPQTLRGSSTGVFLGAAWQGYGEGWRDLPDGLQGHLVTGMSTSVISGRLAYTLGLEGPAITLDTGCSSSFVALHLAMQSLRRRECALAVVGGAAVMSAPISLVGFSRHRALARDGRCKAFSADADGMGLGEGAGTLLLERLSDARRNGHPVLAVVAGSAINQDGASNGMAAPNGVAQQRVIRQALANARLEPADVDTVEAHGTGTSLGDPIEAEALLATYGRDRSPERPLWIGSLKSNIGHAQAAAGVLSIIKTVQAARHGVYPRTLHADEPSPNVDWSDGVVAPLREARPWPRAGAPRTAGISSFGVSGTNAHVILREAPPEEATEEAADRPAARPAALPLVLSARTGDALRRQAAELRTRLADDPDPLDVAYTLATARTAFEHRAAVVGTGTADLRAGLAAVAGGAADGEVVRGTVRRGLDRRVVFMFPGQGSQWAGMAGRLVAESAEFAERMAECDRALAPFTGWSLLELLEDEDTAWMERVDRVQPVLFAVMVSLAAMWRAAGVEPDAVIGHSQGEIAAACVAGALSLDDAARVVALRSRALTRIAGGGGMMSVALPPERVRSLLERRSALSLAAANGAASTVVSGPAEELADLARELEEDGTRTRRVPVDYASHSADVELLHDELLDALAPVAHHDGEIPFYSTVTADRLRLSAVGPEYWYRNLRRPVELEHVTRLLADHRHDVFLEVSPHPVLTPAISETLADQGRLDSAVVVGTLRRDEGGLDRFLRSACELHVSGVAVGWDRLLPGGRTVDLPTYPFERGRYWLDAPAPGAAAPSETDTWRYQVAWRPADSGTEAPALRGDWLVAVPAGRGGAPLVEDVLEALRTHGARPVPVELDAAHDDRASIAERLRACGAPAGALSLLALADEPVAASGRSTGTTLNTALVQALGDTGGQVPLWTATSGAVAVRPGDTLTAPDQAAAWGMGRIAAVEHPHFWAGLVDLPERLAAPAASRLAAVLAGAAGEPQVAVRASGTYARRLVPASPAAQRWTPAGTVLVTGGTGALGGHVARWLARNGAEHIVLTGRRGPRAPGAEELRAELAELGAEATVAACDAADPDALAELLETLPSLDAVVHAAGVLDDGLLDGLTGERCDAVFAPKVAAARNLHELTRDRDLSAFVLFSSFAGTLGGPGQGAYAAANAYLDALARHRRDHGLPATAIAWGAWDGGGLVDEETAARLRSTGMPAMPPDRAVEAMGRAVGSGDTAVAVADVDWALLTASSPLTGDSPVVSEIPAVKERRAPARQADGDDGGRWTRLHGEERERALTDLVVGEVAAALGHDAATLATDRAFRELGFDSLTAVDLRNRLAAATGLTLPVTLVFDYPTADELIRHLSEALPGGSGEAVEEAAAAPPAATAAAAEEPIAIVAMSCRLPGGVSTPEDLWRLLDAGGDAVGPFPRDRGWDVDGLYDADPDTPGTYYVQGGGFLRGAADFDAAFFGISPREALTTDPQQRLLLETAWEAFERAGIDPRTLKGSPTGVYVGASYNDYGARVSQPSEHEGYLALGSASSVASGRISYMFGFEGPALTVDTACSSSLVALHLAVQALRRGECTLALAGGVVVMSSMDTFVEWSRQRAMAPDGRCKAFSADADGAGWAEGVGLVLLEPLSQARRRGHRVLGLVRGSAVNQDGASNGLTAPNGPSQQRVVRAALEDAGLGPDDIDAVEAHGTGTSLGDPIEAQALAQVYGENGRERPLRLGSLKSNIGHTQAASGIAGVIKMTLALQHERLPKTLHAERPSPHIDWESGPLAVLTESAPWQRNGRSRRSGVSSFGVSGTNAHVVLEEAPVFEGGPAGSAEPGGEVPVVPWVVSGRGVSGLRGQAERLARFGREAPGVDVGAVAAGLAGRSGFEERAVVLGSDAEEVSAGLDAVAAGAAPVRGAVGRARAGRVGVVFSGQGAQRLGMGRELHGRFSVFAEVFDAAVAELEGHLGSGVRDVVWGEDARVLERTVFAQAGLFAVEVALFRLLESWGVEPGCVMGHSVGELAAAHVAGVWSLADAARVVAARGRLMEELPEGGAMLSVDAGEERVAGVVHAVAEAGGRVDVAAVNGPHSAVVSGAESAVDEVERILGDDGHRVRRLRVSRGFHSALMEPMLDDFRRVLEEVEFSPPRLGVVSNVSGGVAESDELCSPEYWVRHVRQTVRFADGVGAMAEAGVSRFVEVGPDGSLVSQVQACLDSDDAVLVAALRRGRGEVEAVLGAVADLWVDGTPVDWREVVGALDAHSAERAARIELPTYAFQRQRFWLEAGGSDAEARNRHGLVDRAVELADGRGVVWTGRVSVASHPWLADHAVGGRVWVPGTALLELGLHAALGTGCGGVEELTLQQPLVLPPRGEVELQVVVEQGERPGIAVYSRSAADEQAAWRCHAEGTLATDAGSPPTSAGVPETAEELSAEGLYDRLAEGGFGYGPAFQGLQRVWTDASTGDGAVFAEAALPDPVREQAQEFVLHPALLDAALHALAFAELEGLDGGLLPFSWSGVRVYAAGAATVRVRIVPLGGGGVGLLATDAAGSAVAEVERLWLRPAGTAGSAAAASALPLYRPDWQAVDVGWAGSARPAVLEAGAGAESLRDLPDPVPELVAIPHKPWTGELAAAPEAARQATGWALALVQAWLADERFADARLAFVATGPPADDDIVTAAVWGLVRSAQNEYPDRFVLAVADDAGSAAESLLAARGEAELRVEDDTVRARRLVPAPPDDSAVLPDTDGTVLITGATGGLGALIARHLAEHHGVRSLVLTGRRGAEAPGMPELRAELAALGARVTVAACDTTDPGAVAEVVGGIPADLPLKAVVHAAGVLDDGVVSGLTPERIATVLRPKIDGAVTVWEQVRHLDPAAFVLFSSVSGTLGGAGQGAYAAANAALDALATRLRGEGAPVTSMAWGLWAQSSGMTEKLGEADLRRVARSGVEPMESAEALALFDAALRTAEPVVAPVRLDTAALRRAAQDGLLPPVLSALAPGTGERRGAVPALVADVPAPAAPVAGPAESLADRLAALPETESRNTVRELVRGTAAAVLGYAGAEAIDSEQGLLDAGFDSLTAVELRNRLNKATGLRLPVTLLFDYPTAAAIGEYLCGELLPDPEARARAELDELEQRIRGFAENGAGRDRLARLRAVLDSVQENGGGAEEGATATRIESASDDEMFAFIDQELGISDE, encoded by the coding sequence ATGACTGAGGGCAACGAGCAGCTCGTCGCGGCGCTGCGCGCCTCCGTACGGGAGAACGAACGGCTCAAGCAGGCCGACAACGAACCGGTCGCGATCGTCTCCATGAGCTGCCGGTGCCCGGGCGGGGTGTCGTCCCCGGAGGAGCTGTGGGACCTCGTGGCCGCCGAGCGCGACGCCGTCGGCCCCCTGCCCGGCGACCGCGGCTGGGACCTCGACCGCCTCTACCACCCCGACCCCGACCACCAGGGCACCTGCTACGTCACCGAGGGCGGCTTCCTCGACGGGGCCGGCCGGTTCGACCCGGGCTTCTTCGGGATCGCCCCCCGCGAGGCCGAGGCCATGGACCCCCAGCAGCGGCTGCTTTTGGAGACCTCCTGGGAGCTGTTCGAGCGGGCGGGTGTGCTGCCGCAGACGCTGCGCGGCTCCTCCACCGGCGTCTTCCTCGGCGCCGCCTGGCAGGGCTACGGCGAGGGCTGGCGCGACCTCCCCGACGGGCTGCAGGGCCACCTGGTGACCGGTATGTCCACCAGCGTGATCTCCGGCCGCCTCGCCTACACGCTGGGCCTGGAGGGGCCCGCCATCACCCTCGACACCGGCTGCTCGTCGTCGTTCGTCGCGCTGCACCTGGCGATGCAGTCCCTGCGCCGCCGCGAATGCGCGCTCGCCGTCGTCGGCGGCGCCGCGGTGATGTCGGCGCCCATCTCGCTGGTCGGATTCAGCCGGCACCGCGCCCTGGCCCGCGACGGCCGGTGCAAGGCGTTCTCCGCCGACGCCGACGGCATGGGGCTGGGCGAGGGCGCCGGGACCCTGTTGCTGGAGCGGCTCTCCGACGCCCGCCGCAACGGCCACCCCGTCCTCGCCGTCGTCGCCGGCAGCGCGATCAACCAGGACGGCGCGAGCAACGGCATGGCCGCCCCGAACGGCGTCGCCCAGCAGCGGGTCATCCGCCAGGCCCTGGCCAACGCCCGACTCGAACCCGCCGACGTGGACACGGTCGAGGCCCACGGCACCGGAACCTCGCTGGGCGACCCCATCGAAGCCGAAGCCCTGCTCGCCACCTACGGCCGCGACCGCTCACCCGAGCGGCCGCTGTGGATCGGCTCGCTGAAGTCCAACATCGGCCACGCGCAGGCCGCCGCGGGCGTGCTGAGCATCATCAAGACGGTGCAGGCCGCGCGGCACGGCGTGTACCCCCGGACGCTGCACGCCGACGAGCCCTCGCCCAACGTGGACTGGTCGGACGGGGTGGTCGCGCCGCTGCGCGAGGCGCGGCCCTGGCCGCGCGCAGGCGCACCCCGCACCGCCGGCATCTCCTCCTTCGGCGTCAGCGGCACCAACGCGCACGTCATCCTGCGCGAGGCGCCGCCCGAGGAAGCAACCGAGGAGGCGGCCGACCGGCCCGCGGCGAGGCCCGCGGCCCTGCCCCTGGTGCTGTCCGCCCGCACCGGCGACGCGCTCCGCCGCCAGGCGGCGGAGCTGCGCACGCGGCTCGCCGACGACCCCGACCCGCTGGATGTCGCCTACACCCTCGCCACGGCGCGGACCGCCTTCGAGCACCGCGCCGCGGTCGTCGGCACCGGCACGGCCGACCTGCGCGCCGGGCTTGCCGCCGTCGCCGGCGGGGCCGCCGACGGCGAGGTCGTCCGCGGCACCGTCCGCCGCGGCCTGGACCGCCGCGTCGTGTTCATGTTCCCCGGCCAGGGGTCGCAGTGGGCCGGCATGGCCGGGCGGCTGGTGGCCGAGTCCGCGGAGTTCGCCGAGCGGATGGCCGAGTGCGACCGCGCCCTCGCCCCCTTCACCGGCTGGTCCCTGCTGGAACTGCTGGAAGACGAGGACACCGCCTGGATGGAGCGGGTGGACCGGGTCCAGCCCGTGCTGTTCGCCGTCATGGTGTCGCTGGCCGCCATGTGGCGCGCCGCCGGTGTCGAGCCCGACGCGGTCATCGGCCACAGCCAGGGCGAGATCGCCGCCGCGTGCGTGGCGGGCGCGCTCTCCCTGGACGACGCCGCCCGCGTGGTGGCCCTGCGCAGCCGGGCGCTGACGCGGATCGCCGGCGGGGGCGGCATGATGTCGGTGGCGCTGCCGCCCGAGCGCGTCCGCTCGCTGCTGGAGCGCCGCTCCGCGCTGTCGCTGGCCGCCGCGAACGGCGCCGCCTCCACCGTGGTGTCGGGTCCCGCCGAGGAGCTGGCGGACCTCGCCCGCGAACTGGAGGAGGACGGCACACGCACCCGGCGGGTCCCGGTCGACTACGCCTCCCATTCGGCCGACGTGGAACTCCTGCACGACGAACTCCTCGACGCCCTCGCGCCCGTCGCCCACCACGACGGGGAGATCCCGTTCTACTCCACCGTCACCGCCGACCGGCTGCGGCTGTCGGCGGTGGGGCCGGAGTACTGGTACCGCAACCTGCGCCGCCCCGTGGAGCTGGAGCACGTGACGCGGCTGCTCGCCGACCACCGCCACGACGTGTTCCTGGAGGTCAGCCCGCACCCCGTGCTGACACCCGCAATCAGTGAGACGCTCGCCGACCAGGGGCGGCTGGATTCCGCCGTGGTGGTCGGCACGCTCCGCCGCGACGAGGGCGGGCTCGACCGGTTCCTGCGCTCGGCGTGCGAACTGCACGTCAGCGGCGTCGCCGTGGGCTGGGACCGGCTGCTGCCCGGCGGCCGCACCGTCGACCTGCCCACCTACCCCTTCGAGCGGGGCCGTTACTGGCTCGACGCCCCGGCACCCGGGGCCGCAGCGCCCTCCGAGACCGACACCTGGCGCTACCAGGTCGCCTGGCGGCCCGCCGACAGCGGCACCGAGGCACCCGCGCTCCGGGGCGACTGGCTGGTCGCCGTCCCCGCCGGCCGCGGCGGCGCGCCCCTCGTCGAGGACGTGCTGGAGGCCCTGCGCACGCACGGCGCCCGGCCCGTACCGGTCGAGCTGGACGCGGCACACGACGACCGCGCCTCGATCGCGGAGCGGCTGCGCGCCTGCGGGGCGCCCGCGGGCGCGCTCTCCCTGCTCGCCCTCGCCGACGAACCGGTCGCGGCGTCCGGGCGCAGCACCGGGACCACCCTGAACACCGCGCTGGTGCAGGCCCTCGGCGACACCGGCGGCCAGGTCCCGCTGTGGACGGCCACCAGCGGCGCGGTGGCCGTGCGCCCCGGCGACACGCTGACCGCGCCGGACCAGGCCGCCGCCTGGGGGATGGGCCGGATCGCGGCCGTCGAGCACCCCCACTTCTGGGCCGGGCTCGTCGACCTCCCCGAACGGCTCGCCGCCCCCGCGGCTTCCCGCCTGGCCGCGGTGCTGGCCGGCGCCGCGGGCGAACCCCAGGTCGCCGTCCGCGCCTCGGGCACCTATGCGCGGCGGCTGGTCCCCGCCTCCCCGGCCGCGCAGCGGTGGACCCCGGCGGGCACGGTCCTGGTCACCGGCGGAACCGGCGCCCTCGGCGGCCACGTGGCCCGGTGGCTGGCCCGCAACGGCGCCGAGCACATCGTCCTCACCGGCCGGCGCGGCCCGCGGGCGCCGGGCGCCGAGGAGCTGCGCGCCGAACTCGCCGAGCTGGGCGCGGAGGCGACCGTCGCCGCCTGCGACGCGGCCGACCCCGACGCCCTCGCCGAGCTGCTGGAGACACTGCCCTCGCTGGACGCCGTCGTCCACGCCGCCGGCGTGCTCGACGACGGCCTGCTGGACGGCCTCACCGGCGAGCGGTGCGACGCCGTTTTCGCCCCCAAGGTCGCCGCCGCCCGCAACCTGCACGAGCTGACCCGCGACCGCGACCTCTCGGCGTTCGTGCTCTTCTCCTCCTTCGCGGGCACGCTCGGCGGCCCCGGCCAGGGCGCCTACGCGGCCGCCAACGCCTACCTCGACGCGCTCGCCCGGCACCGCCGGGACCACGGCCTGCCGGCCACCGCGATCGCGTGGGGCGCCTGGGACGGCGGCGGCCTCGTCGACGAGGAGACCGCCGCCCGGCTGCGCAGCACCGGCATGCCCGCCATGCCGCCCGACCGCGCCGTCGAGGCGATGGGCCGGGCCGTCGGCAGCGGCGACACCGCCGTGGCCGTCGCCGACGTGGACTGGGCGCTGCTGACCGCCTCCTCCCCGCTGACCGGAGACAGCCCCGTCGTCAGCGAGATCCCCGCCGTCAAGGAGCGGCGGGCGCCCGCGCGGCAGGCGGACGGCGACGACGGCGGCCGCTGGACGCGGTTGCACGGCGAGGAGCGCGAGCGGGCGCTCACCGACCTCGTCGTCGGCGAGGTCGCGGCCGCCCTCGGGCACGACGCCGCGACCCTGGCCACCGACCGCGCGTTCCGCGAGCTGGGCTTCGACTCGCTCACCGCCGTCGACCTGCGCAACCGGCTGGCCGCGGCGACTGGCCTGACTCTGCCGGTCACGCTCGTCTTCGACTACCCGACGGCCGACGAGCTCATCCGGCACCTTTCCGAGGCGCTGCCCGGCGGATCGGGCGAGGCGGTCGAGGAGGCCGCGGCGGCACCCCCGGCGGCGACGGCGGCCGCGGCCGAAGAGCCGATCGCCATCGTGGCGATGAGCTGCCGCCTGCCCGGCGGCGTCAGCACGCCCGAGGACCTGTGGCGGCTGCTCGACGCGGGCGGTGATGCGGTCGGTCCGTTCCCGCGCGACCGCGGCTGGGACGTCGACGGCCTCTACGACGCCGACCCCGACACCCCCGGCACCTACTACGTCCAGGGCGGCGGATTCCTGCGCGGCGCCGCCGACTTCGACGCCGCCTTCTTCGGCATCTCGCCGCGCGAGGCCCTGACCACCGACCCGCAGCAGCGGCTGCTGCTGGAGACGGCGTGGGAGGCGTTCGAGCGGGCGGGCATCGACCCGCGGACCCTCAAGGGCAGCCCGACCGGCGTCTACGTGGGCGCCAGCTACAACGACTACGGTGCCCGGGTCTCTCAGCCCAGCGAGCACGAGGGCTACCTGGCCCTGGGCAGCGCGAGCAGCGTGGCGTCCGGCCGGATCTCCTACATGTTCGGCTTCGAAGGTCCGGCGCTGACGGTGGACACCGCGTGCTCGTCGTCGCTGGTGGCGCTGCACCTGGCGGTCCAGGCGCTGCGGCGCGGCGAGTGCACCCTGGCGCTCGCCGGCGGCGTCGTCGTGATGTCCTCGATGGACACGTTCGTGGAGTGGAGCCGGCAGCGCGCCATGGCACCCGACGGCCGGTGCAAGGCGTTCTCCGCCGACGCCGACGGGGCGGGCTGGGCCGAGGGGGTCGGCCTCGTCCTGCTGGAGCCGCTGTCCCAAGCGCGGCGCCGGGGCCACCGGGTGCTGGGGCTGGTGCGCGGCTCCGCGGTCAACCAGGACGGCGCGAGCAACGGCCTGACGGCGCCCAACGGGCCCTCCCAGCAGCGGGTGGTGCGCGCGGCGCTGGAGGACGCGGGACTCGGGCCGGACGACATCGACGCGGTGGAGGCGCACGGGACCGGCACGAGCCTGGGCGACCCGATCGAGGCCCAGGCGCTCGCGCAGGTGTACGGGGAGAACGGCCGGGAGCGGCCGCTGCGGCTGGGCTCGCTGAAGTCCAACATCGGCCACACGCAGGCGGCGTCGGGGATCGCCGGGGTCATCAAGATGACGCTCGCCCTGCAGCACGAGCGGCTGCCCAAGACCCTGCACGCCGAGCGGCCGTCGCCGCACATCGACTGGGAGTCCGGCCCTCTCGCCGTGCTCACCGAGTCCGCACCCTGGCAGCGCAACGGGCGGTCGCGGCGCTCGGGTGTCTCCTCGTTCGGCGTCTCCGGTACGAACGCGCATGTGGTGCTGGAGGAGGCGCCTGTTTTCGAGGGCGGGCCGGCGGGGTCGGCGGAGCCCGGTGGAGAGGTGCCGGTGGTGCCGTGGGTGGTGTCGGGGCGGGGTGTGTCGGGTCTGCGGGGGCAGGCGGAGCGGTTGGCGCGGTTCGGGCGGGAGGCGCCTGGTGTGGATGTGGGGGCTGTGGCTGCGGGGCTGGCGGGCCGCAGTGGTTTCGAGGAGCGGGCGGTGGTGCTCGGGTCGGACGCGGAGGAGGTGAGTGCGGGGCTGGATGCGGTGGCCGCGGGTGCGGCGCCGGTGCGCGGTGCGGTGGGCCGGGCCCGTGCGGGCAGGGTCGGGGTGGTGTTCTCGGGGCAGGGTGCGCAGCGGTTGGGGATGGGCCGCGAGCTGCATGGGCGGTTCTCGGTGTTCGCCGAGGTGTTCGACGCGGCGGTGGCGGAGTTGGAGGGCCACCTCGGTAGCGGGGTGCGGGATGTCGTGTGGGGCGAGGACGCGCGGGTGTTGGAGCGGACGGTGTTCGCGCAGGCGGGGTTGTTCGCGGTGGAGGTGGCTCTGTTCCGGTTGTTGGAGTCGTGGGGGGTCGAGCCCGGGTGTGTGATGGGGCATTCGGTGGGGGAGTTGGCGGCGGCGCATGTGGCGGGTGTGTGGTCGTTGGCCGATGCGGCGCGGGTGGTGGCGGCGCGGGGTCGGTTGATGGAGGAGTTGCCCGAGGGCGGCGCGATGCTCTCGGTGGACGCCGGAGAGGAACGGGTCGCGGGGGTGGTGCACGCCGTGGCCGAGGCCGGCGGCCGGGTGGACGTCGCGGCGGTCAACGGGCCGCACTCCGCGGTGGTCTCGGGTGCGGAGAGCGCCGTCGACGAGGTCGAACGGATTCTGGGCGACGACGGCCACCGCGTGCGCCGACTGCGGGTGAGCCGCGGATTCCACTCGGCGCTGATGGAGCCGATGCTGGACGACTTCCGGCGGGTGCTGGAGGAGGTGGAGTTCTCCCCGCCCCGGTTGGGCGTGGTCTCCAACGTGTCGGGCGGCGTGGCCGAGTCCGACGAGCTGTGCTCGCCGGAGTACTGGGTGCGCCATGTGCGCCAGACGGTGCGTTTCGCCGACGGGGTGGGGGCGATGGCCGAGGCCGGGGTCTCGCGCTTCGTCGAGGTCGGACCGGACGGCAGCCTCGTCTCGCAGGTCCAGGCGTGCCTGGACTCCGATGACGCGGTGCTGGTCGCGGCGCTGCGGCGGGGCCGCGGCGAGGTCGAGGCCGTGCTGGGTGCGGTGGCCGACCTGTGGGTCGACGGGACGCCGGTCGACTGGCGGGAGGTGGTCGGGGCGCTCGACGCGCACAGCGCGGAGCGCGCGGCTCGGATCGAGCTGCCGACCTATGCGTTCCAGCGGCAAAGGTTCTGGCTGGAGGCCGGCGGCTCTGACGCGGAGGCGCGGAACCGGCACGGGCTGGTGGACCGGGCGGTCGAGCTGGCCGACGGCCGGGGTGTGGTGTGGACGGGCCGGGTGTCGGTGGCTTCGCATCCGTGGTTGGCCGATCATGCGGTGGGCGGCCGGGTGTGGGTGCCGGGTACGGCGCTGCTGGAGCTGGGGCTGCACGCGGCGCTGGGGACGGGCTGCGGCGGGGTCGAGGAGCTGACGCTGCAGCAGCCGCTGGTGCTGCCGCCTCGCGGTGAGGTGGAGTTGCAGGTGGTGGTCGAGCAGGGCGAGCGGCCGGGTATCGCGGTGTACTCGCGGTCGGCCGCCGACGAGCAGGCCGCCTGGCGGTGCCACGCCGAAGGAACCCTGGCGACGGACGCGGGAAGCCCGCCGACCTCGGCGGGCGTGCCGGAGACGGCCGAGGAGCTGTCCGCCGAGGGTCTCTACGACCGGCTGGCCGAGGGCGGCTTCGGCTACGGCCCGGCGTTCCAGGGTCTCCAGCGGGTCTGGACCGACGCGTCCACCGGTGACGGGGCGGTGTTCGCCGAGGCGGCGCTGCCCGACCCGGTGCGGGAGCAGGCCCAGGAGTTCGTGCTGCACCCGGCGCTGCTGGACGCGGCGCTGCACGCGCTGGCCTTCGCCGAACTGGAGGGGCTGGACGGCGGGCTGCTGCCGTTCTCCTGGAGCGGGGTGCGGGTCTACGCCGCGGGTGCCGCAACGGTGCGCGTGCGCATCGTCCCGCTCGGCGGCGGCGGTGTCGGCCTGCTGGCCACCGACGCAGCGGGCTCTGCGGTGGCCGAGGTGGAACGCCTCTGGCTGCGGCCCGCGGGCACCGCCGGCTCCGCGGCGGCCGCCTCCGCCCTCCCGCTGTACCGGCCCGACTGGCAGGCCGTCGATGTCGGATGGGCGGGGTCCGCGCGGCCCGCTGTGCTGGAGGCCGGCGCCGGCGCCGAGTCCCTGCGCGACCTCCCCGACCCCGTACCCGAACTGGTGGCGATCCCGCACAAGCCGTGGACCGGCGAACTCGCCGCCGCGCCGGAGGCGGCGCGGCAGGCGACCGGCTGGGCGCTCGCGCTGGTGCAGGCCTGGCTCGCCGACGAGCGGTTCGCCGACGCGCGCCTGGCGTTCGTCGCGACCGGCCCGCCCGCCGACGACGACATCGTCACGGCGGCGGTGTGGGGGCTGGTCCGATCCGCGCAGAACGAGTATCCGGACCGCTTCGTGCTCGCCGTCGCCGACGACGCCGGTTCCGCGGCGGAGTCGCTTCTGGCCGCGCGCGGGGAGGCGGAGCTACGAGTGGAGGACGACACCGTCCGGGCCCGGCGGCTTGTCCCCGCGCCGCCGGACGACAGCGCCGTGCTCCCCGACACCGACGGAACCGTGCTGATCACCGGCGCCACCGGCGGCCTCGGCGCCCTGATCGCCCGGCACCTCGCCGAGCACCACGGTGTGCGCAGCCTCGTCCTCACCGGCCGCCGCGGCGCCGAGGCGCCCGGCATGCCCGAACTGCGCGCGGAGTTGGCCGCCCTGGGCGCCCGGGTCACCGTCGCCGCCTGCGACACGACCGACCCCGGCGCCGTGGCCGAGGTGGTCGGCGGGATACCCGCGGACCTGCCGCTGAAGGCCGTGGTGCACGCCGCGGGAGTCCTCGACGACGGTGTCGTCTCGGGCCTCACCCCGGAGCGGATCGCCACCGTCCTGCGCCCGAAGATCGACGGCGCCGTCACCGTCTGGGAGCAGGTCCGCCACTTGGATCCCGCGGCGTTCGTCCTCTTCTCGTCGGTGTCGGGCACCCTCGGCGGCGCCGGGCAGGGCGCCTACGCCGCCGCCAACGCCGCCCTGGACGCCCTCGCCACCCGGCTGCGCGGTGAAGGCGCGCCCGTCACGTCGATGGCGTGGGGTCTGTGGGCCCAGAGCAGCGGCATGACGGAGAAGCTCGGCGAAGCCGACCTGCGGCGCGTCGCCCGCTCCGGCGTGGAGCCGATGGAGTCGGCGGAGGCGCTCGCCCTCTTCGACGCGGCGCTGCGCACGGCCGAACCGGTCGTCGCCCCGGTGCGGCTCGACACGGCCGCGCTGCGCAGGGCCGCACAGGACGGACTCCTCCCCCCGGTGCTGAGCGCGCTCGCACCGGGCACCGGCGAGCGAAGGGGCGCCGTCCCCGCACTGGTGGCCGACGTCCCCGCGCCCGCCGCGCCTGTCGCGGGCCCCGCCGAGTCCCTCGCGGACCGGCTGGCCGCGCTGCCCGAAACCGAGAGCCGCAACACGGTGCGGGAGCTGGTCCGCGGCACCGCGGCGGCGGTACTCGGTTACGCCGGCGCTGAGGCGATCGATTCCGAGCAGGGCCTGCTCGACGCCGGATTCGACTCGCTGACCGCCGTGGAGCTGCGCAACCGGCTGAACAAGGCCACCGGGCTGCGGCTTCCGGTGACGCTCCTCTTCGACTACCCGACCGCTGCCGCCATCGGGGAGTACCTCTGCGGCGAGCTGCTGCCTGATCCCGAGGCCCGCGCCCGCGCTGAGCTGGACGAGCTGGAGCAGCGCATCCGCGGATTCGCCGAAAACGGTGCGGGACGCGACCGGTTGGCCCGGCTGCGGGCCGTACTCGACAGCGTGCAGGAGAACGGAGGCGGCGCGGAGGAGGGCGCCACGGCCACCCGGATCGAGTCCGCCAGCGACGACGAGATGTTCGCCTTTATCGACCAGGAGCTCGGAATATCTGATGAGTGA